A stretch of the Polaribacter pacificus genome encodes the following:
- a CDS encoding MBL fold metallo-hydrolase — protein sequence MKAILLPLLFLTFLCFSCKQETPKEAKQPIALKRYISVLGIAQDGGYPHIGCQKDCCKDYYNGTNAKKSVVSLGLVDLVNKQKWLFDASPDMSTQLASLEQNHIKTEKIIDGIFLTHAHIGHYTGLMYLGREAYGKQDILVHAMPKMKEFIETNGPWSQLVGLKNIKISTLQNETPLRLNQQLSVTPFLVPHRDEFSETVGYHIKGPNKSALYIPDIDKWHKWEKSIIEEVKKVDYAFVDATFLNQNEVKRAMTEVPHPFINETVTLFKNESFSTKNKVIFIHFNHTNPALQDNSVERKEIEKLGFQFASEGTNYEL from the coding sequence ATGAAAGCAATCCTACTCCCGCTGCTCTTTTTAACTTTTTTGTGCTTTAGTTGTAAACAAGAAACACCAAAAGAAGCTAAGCAGCCAATCGCTCTTAAGCGATACATTAGTGTTTTAGGGATTGCACAAGATGGTGGCTATCCGCATATCGGTTGTCAAAAAGACTGCTGTAAAGATTATTACAATGGAACCAACGCTAAAAAAAGTGTTGTTTCTTTAGGCTTGGTTGATTTGGTAAACAAGCAAAAATGGTTGTTTGATGCATCGCCAGACATGTCTACACAACTTGCAAGCTTAGAACAAAATCATATAAAAACCGAAAAAATTATAGATGGCATCTTTTTAACACATGCTCATATAGGACACTATACTGGCTTAATGTATCTAGGAAGAGAGGCCTATGGTAAGCAAGACATCCTTGTTCATGCTATGCCTAAAATGAAAGAATTTATTGAAACCAATGGTCCGTGGAGTCAATTAGTCGGCTTAAAAAATATTAAAATTTCAACATTACAAAACGAAACTCCCTTACGCTTAAACCAACAGTTAAGCGTTACACCTTTTTTGGTTCCTCACCGAGATGAGTTTTCAGAGACTGTTGGCTACCACATTAAAGGCCCAAACAAATCTGCCTTGTATATTCCGGATATTGACAAATGGCATAAGTGGGAAAAAAGCATTATAGAAGAAGTAAAGAAAGTAGATTATGCATTTGTAGATGCAACTTTTTTAAATCAAAACGAGGTTAAAAGAGCCATGACAGAAGTCCCTCACCCGTTTATTAATGAAACTGTTACTTTATTTAAAAACGAATCTTTCAGCACAAAAAACAAAGTGATTTTTATTCACTTTAACCATACAAACCCAGCACTTCAAGACAACAGCGTAGAACGAAAAGAGATTGAAAAATTAGGTTTTCAGTTTGCCTCTGAAGGCACTAATTATGAATTGTAG
- a CDS encoding thymidylate synthase, giving the protein MKQYLDLVSHVLENGNEKGDRTGTGTKSVFGHQMRFDLSKGFPMVTTKKLHLKSIVYELLWFIKGDTNIKYLQENGVRIWNDWADENGDLGPVYGHQWRNWNSDDIDQLEEVIATLKNNPNSRRMLVSAWNPSVLPDTSVSFSENVANGKAALPPCHAFFQFYVADGKLSCQLYQRSADIFLGVPFNIASYALFTMMIAQVCGCQAGDFIHTFGDAHIYNNHIEQLELQLSRDLRPLPTMKINPEVTSIFDFKFEDFELVNYDPHPHIKGKVAV; this is encoded by the coding sequence ATGAAGCAGTATTTAGATTTAGTAAGCCATGTTCTAGAGAACGGAAATGAAAAAGGAGATAGAACGGGTACAGGGACCAAAAGTGTTTTTGGACATCAAATGCGCTTTGATTTAAGCAAAGGTTTTCCGATGGTTACCACAAAAAAATTACATCTTAAATCGATTGTTTATGAACTGTTGTGGTTTATAAAAGGAGATACGAATATTAAATATTTACAAGAAAACGGGGTTCGTATCTGGAACGATTGGGCTGATGAGAATGGTGATTTAGGACCTGTTTACGGGCATCAATGGCGCAACTGGAACTCTGATGATATTGATCAGCTAGAAGAGGTAATTGCCACTTTAAAAAACAACCCAAATAGTAGGAGAATGCTTGTGTCTGCATGGAACCCCAGTGTCTTGCCAGATACCAGTGTTTCGTTTTCAGAAAACGTAGCCAATGGCAAAGCAGCTTTACCTCCATGTCATGCATTTTTTCAATTTTATGTAGCCGATGGAAAACTATCTTGTCAGTTGTACCAACGCAGTGCAGACATTTTTTTAGGTGTGCCTTTTAATATTGCTAGCTATGCATTATTTACCATGATGATCGCTCAGGTTTGTGGTTGTCAGGCTGGAGATTTTATTCATACTTTTGGTGATGCTCATATTTATAACAATCATATAGAGCAATTAGAATTGCAATTGTCTAGAGATCTACGCCCATTACCGACGATGAAAATCAATCCAGAAGTGACCAGTATTTTTGATTTTAAATTTGAAGACTTTGAATTGGTTAACTATGATCCGCATCCTCATATCAAAGGAAAAGTAGCCGTATAA
- a CDS encoding dihydrofolate reductase, which yields MSKTIIIAAIADNNALGKDNDLIWHLPADLQRFKKVTSGHHILMGRNTFESIGKPLPNRTTVIITRNKDYTADGCKVVHSLQEALEFAKADSHIFIIGGAQIYKEAMASDLVDQLDITRVHESFEADAYFPEIDLTEWRVVAREDCMADEKNPHDYSFISYQKLI from the coding sequence ATGAGTAAAACTATCATTATAGCTGCCATCGCAGATAACAATGCCTTAGGCAAGGATAACGATTTAATTTGGCATTTGCCAGCTGATTTACAGCGATTTAAAAAAGTAACCTCTGGGCATCATATCCTAATGGGAAGAAATACTTTTGAGTCTATCGGCAAGCCTTTGCCTAATAGAACCACTGTAATCATTACCAGAAATAAAGACTACACAGCTGATGGATGTAAAGTGGTTCATAGCCTGCAAGAAGCTTTAGAGTTTGCAAAAGCAGATAGTCATATTTTTATCATCGGAGGTGCGCAAATTTACAAAGAAGCCATGGCGTCTGATTTGGTTGATCAACTAGACATTACCAGAGTTCATGAAAGTTTTGAGGCAGATGCTTATTTTCCAGAAATTGACCTTACTGAGTGGCGTGTAGTGGCAAGAGAAGATTGTATGGCAGATGAAAAAAACCCACACGATTACAGCTTTATAAGCTATCAGAAATTAATTTAA
- a CDS encoding DNA-3-methyladenine glycosylase I, producing MKKRCFWSTNDPLYISYHDNEWGKPVYDDETLFEFLVLESFQAGLSWITILKKRENFRAAFDQFDYRKIAAYDANKMEELRLNEGIVRNRLKIKAAVVNAQLFMEIQKEFGSFSTYVWSYVQDRPIVNHFSDRSEVPATTPISDALSKDLKRRGFKFVGSTIIYAFMQATGMVNDHTTDCFCH from the coding sequence ATGAAAAAAAGATGTTTTTGGTCTACAAATGATCCGCTGTATATTTCGTATCATGACAATGAGTGGGGAAAGCCAGTTTACGATGATGAAACCTTGTTTGAGTTTTTGGTTTTAGAGAGTTTTCAGGCAGGTTTAAGCTGGATCACGATCCTTAAAAAAAGAGAAAATTTTAGGGCTGCTTTTGATCAGTTTGACTATCGTAAAATTGCAGCCTATGATGCTAATAAAATGGAGGAGTTGCGCTTAAATGAGGGTATCGTTAGAAACCGATTAAAAATAAAGGCTGCGGTAGTAAATGCCCAATTATTTATGGAAATTCAAAAAGAATTTGGTTCGTTTTCTACCTATGTTTGGAGTTATGTTCAAGACAGACCTATCGTAAATCATTTTTCTGATCGCAGCGAAGTTCCAGCAACAACACCCATTTCTGATGCTCTTTCTAAAGACTTAAAAAGAAGAGGTTTTAAGTTTGTGGGCTCTACCATTATCTATGCCTTTATGCAGGCAACAGGGATGGTCAATGATCACACAACTGATTGTTTTTGTCATTAG
- a CDS encoding energy transducer TonB yields the protein MKVLFFLLFFGMCTVFGQESDATKVYTLSEVDVAPLLPKLKLVDSLSSKENFKKNLFYQVIRNVDIVRSNDVLRKVHVEFLIKKDGSIEILRVKGETKAVKAAAVRAIKEIKRMTPAQKNSQPVAIKYIVPVTFEPLITIDLTRQYE from the coding sequence ATGAAAGTATTGTTTTTTTTGTTGTTTTTTGGGATGTGTACTGTTTTTGGACAAGAAAGCGATGCAACAAAAGTATACACACTCTCAGAAGTTGATGTTGCTCCTTTGCTTCCAAAATTAAAACTAGTCGATTCTTTATCTAGTAAAGAGAACTTCAAGAAAAACTTATTTTACCAGGTAATAAGAAATGTTGATATTGTTAGAAGTAATGACGTTCTGAGAAAAGTGCATGTAGAGTTTTTAATAAAAAAAGACGGAAGCATAGAAATTTTAAGAGTTAAGGGAGAAACCAAAGCGGTAAAAGCAGCAGCGGTTAGAGCTATTAAAGAGATTAAAAGAATGACTCCAGCTCAAAAAAATTCTCAACCCGTTGCGATTAAATATATTGTTCCGGTTACTTTTGAGCCTTTAATTACTATTGATTTAACAAGACAGTATGAGTAA
- a CDS encoding DUF6146 family protein, giving the protein MNSLKTYFFLAISSLLIASCGSYTQKKSTNIKEEPVVIANDSLEYQIIIIDQGFTNYLKSIARPMNFYSQNFLESKNKFYVIEWNNRARNPTRYNANIYENIIDYESNINYGLEVNYKLYWYFKFAEQKYRMKLN; this is encoded by the coding sequence ATGAACTCGCTAAAAACCTATTTCTTTCTTGCAATAAGTAGTCTTTTAATTGCTAGCTGTGGATCTTATACGCAAAAGAAAAGCACCAATATTAAGGAAGAGCCAGTGGTCATTGCCAACGATAGCCTAGAGTATCAAATCATAATTATAGACCAGGGTTTTACCAATTATCTAAAATCTATTGCTAGACCTATGAATTTTTATTCACAGAACTTTTTAGAAAGTAAAAACAAATTCTATGTAATAGAATGGAACAATCGTGCTCGTAACCCCACAAGATACAATGCAAATATTTATGAGAATATAATAGACTATGAATCTAATATCAATTACGGTTTAGAAGTAAATTACAAGCTCTATTGGTATTTTAAATTTGCAGAGCAAAAATACCGGATGAAATTAAATTAA
- a CDS encoding PAS domain S-box protein gives MQLLLANHTGDIICLQEEDTTFRYITPSIKNILGYEQSEFIGEKIFRIVHPEDFRTLKNFMVNKILKDKSKAAYSFRALHKKGHYVWLEFLTSPVYKNKKVKYFVTSARDITQWVLAKERIEKYQNSLQKLTNEIITIEEKQKKQIASNIHDHLSQSLVISKMKISDLKKEPSSGITNDDLKFIEDHISEALENSRKITSELSPPVLYQLGLIDALYWLTDDLETKHKIKFKLNTKNTTLKLSETKSIILYRSIQEVLTNAIKYAQANLITINIGTNKKQISIKVIDNGLGFDTNLLSTNNHHHKDTKGSGFGLFAVQERLKNINGTFTIASEINKGTTVEIKLPITE, from the coding sequence ATGCAGCTGCTATTAGCCAATCATACTGGAGATATTATCTGTTTACAAGAGGAAGATACTACTTTTAGGTATATTACACCCTCTATAAAAAATATTTTAGGCTATGAACAATCTGAGTTTATTGGTGAAAAAATATTTAGAATAGTCCATCCTGAAGATTTCAGAACGCTAAAAAATTTCATGGTAAACAAGATTCTTAAAGACAAGTCTAAAGCAGCTTACTCTTTTAGAGCCCTTCATAAAAAAGGCCACTATGTGTGGTTAGAATTCTTAACCTCTCCAGTCTATAAAAATAAGAAAGTAAAATATTTTGTTACTTCTGCAAGAGATATTACCCAGTGGGTTTTAGCCAAAGAACGGATAGAAAAATACCAAAATTCATTACAAAAACTCACAAATGAGATTATCACTATAGAAGAAAAACAGAAAAAACAAATTGCTTCTAACATCCATGATCACCTCAGTCAATCTTTAGTGATTTCTAAAATGAAAATCAGCGATTTAAAGAAGGAACCTAGTTCAGGAATTACGAACGACGATTTAAAATTTATAGAAGACCATATTTCGGAAGCCTTAGAAAATAGCCGTAAAATTACCTCAGAGCTTTCTCCTCCTGTTTTGTATCAGCTTGGACTTATTGATGCCTTATACTGGCTGACAGATGATTTAGAAACCAAGCATAAAATTAAGTTTAAACTTAACACTAAAAACACAACTTTAAAACTCAGCGAAACAAAATCTATTATTCTTTACAGAAGCATACAAGAAGTGTTAACAAATGCAATAAAGTATGCACAAGCAAATTTAATAACAATAAACATAGGTACTAACAAAAAACAGATTAGCATTAAAGTTATTGATAATGGTTTAGGTTTTGACACTAATTTACTTTCAACCAACAATCATCATCACAAGGATACTAAGGGATCTGGCTTTGGATTGTTTGCAGTTCAAGAACGTTTAAAAAATATCAACGGAACTTTTACTATTGCTTCAGAAATTAACAAAGGAACTACTGTAGAAATCAAATTACCTATCACTGAATAA
- a CDS encoding PAS domain-containing protein encodes MEKSNKKDTSQKELKEQHDRFQLMFKTMNLGVTYQNSKGQIIDINHAALKVLGLTLDQVQGKTSLDPSWKTIHEDGSDYPGETHPSMIALKTGQPVLNKIMGVINSAEKEYRWIKIDAFPQFKDGQKEPFQVFTTFEDITAIKKADLLLRENELRYRKTQQIGEVGNWEYNFEAKHLWGSDQAYKIFGLDPKVDQLTFDLIESYLVDPDFVRKSKIEFIETGGNYSLEYRIIPKGKNKIRTVHSTAELVCDKKGNPIKIIGAIQDISKKKQAENQLKESEEKFFKVLKNSSEAIVFARLKDFSIINSNEAASKLIGYSLEELKDTNLLDLNLWTSKKESEIFIKSLKTNGSIQGYEGSFTLKNKETQTWSLSGEIIPIDNEEFILLIVENITEIRKTQEELKHHSDFAFAMTENHPAGIVACNTKGELVVFNKAAKKWHGVDLFKIPQEKWAAHFDLYKADEKTLLQTDEIPLVQALKGKEVVNQEMVIKPNNKEPRHVICNGSAFLDSDGKNLGALIVMNDMTEYRLKEKELDRTQQKISKALEEVEKNKFLLKESEKIVNVGSWELNLSTQKVTWSDQVFRIHGLPVGQHPPLGTALDYFIDGSKEILSKAIEQSISQNKKYDLDLRFQNAQNEKLWINTVGYPVTNSKNEVIGLRGVIQDITEKKLSREKIEKALKNVELSEILLKESEKIANVGSWEINLKTQKLIWSDQIFKLHGLPIGQLPDLENAMDFFIEGSKEILAKAIEESISKKKKYDLELRFQNAQNQKLWVNTIGFPVLNDKNEVVGLRGVFQDITERKTSSEKIKKALKKAEQSEFLLNESGRIAKVGAWDFDLATQKLL; translated from the coding sequence ATGGAAAAATCTAATAAAAAAGACACGTCTCAAAAAGAACTTAAAGAGCAGCACGACAGGTTTCAGTTGATGTTTAAAACCATGAATTTGGGTGTTACCTACCAAAACTCAAAAGGCCAAATTATTGATATTAACCATGCGGCTTTAAAAGTCTTGGGCTTAACATTAGACCAAGTTCAAGGAAAAACTTCTTTAGACCCTAGTTGGAAAACGATTCATGAAGATGGCTCAGATTACCCTGGTGAAACCCACCCAAGTATGATTGCTTTAAAAACAGGACAACCTGTTTTAAATAAAATTATGGGGGTGATTAACTCTGCAGAAAAAGAGTACCGTTGGATAAAAATAGATGCCTTTCCTCAATTTAAAGATGGACAAAAAGAACCCTTTCAAGTTTTTACAACCTTCGAAGACATCACTGCTATTAAAAAAGCAGATTTACTTTTAAGAGAAAATGAACTCCGATACAGAAAAACTCAACAAATTGGCGAAGTAGGAAATTGGGAATACAATTTTGAGGCAAAGCACCTATGGGGCTCTGATCAAGCTTATAAAATTTTTGGTCTCGATCCAAAAGTTGATCAATTAACATTTGATTTAATCGAGAGTTATCTTGTTGACCCAGATTTTGTTCGTAAATCTAAAATTGAGTTTATAGAAACTGGGGGAAACTACAGCTTAGAATACAGGATTATACCAAAGGGTAAAAATAAAATAAGAACGGTTCATTCTACAGCAGAATTGGTCTGTGATAAAAAAGGAAATCCCATAAAAATAATTGGCGCCATACAAGATATCTCTAAAAAAAAGCAGGCCGAAAATCAATTAAAAGAAAGCGAAGAAAAATTTTTTAAAGTACTAAAAAACAGCTCAGAAGCAATTGTATTTGCTCGCTTAAAAGATTTTAGTATTATAAACTCTAATGAGGCTGCTTCAAAACTTATAGGCTATTCTTTAGAGGAGTTAAAAGACACCAATTTATTGGATTTAAATCTATGGACTTCTAAAAAAGAAAGTGAAATTTTTATTAAATCACTAAAAACTAACGGAAGCATCCAGGGTTATGAAGGTAGTTTTACTTTAAAAAACAAAGAAACTCAAACTTGGTCCCTATCTGGAGAAATCATCCCTATAGACAATGAAGAATTTATTTTACTCATCGTAGAAAATATTACTGAGATAAGAAAAACTCAAGAAGAATTAAAACACCACAGTGATTTTGCATTTGCAATGACAGAAAATCACCCCGCTGGGATTGTTGCTTGTAACACAAAAGGTGAGTTAGTTGTTTTTAACAAGGCTGCTAAAAAGTGGCATGGGGTCGATCTTTTTAAAATTCCACAAGAAAAATGGGCTGCACACTTCGATCTTTATAAAGCAGATGAAAAAACCTTGCTTCAAACAGATGAAATTCCTTTAGTTCAAGCACTTAAAGGAAAAGAAGTGGTTAATCAAGAAATGGTGATTAAACCAAATAATAAAGAACCAAGACATGTTATTTGTAACGGATCCGCATTTTTAGATTCTGATGGTAAAAATTTAGGTGCCTTAATTGTCATGAATGATATGACAGAGTACAGGTTAAAGGAAAAAGAGCTCGATAGAACCCAGCAAAAAATATCAAAAGCGCTTGAGGAAGTTGAAAAAAATAAATTCCTATTAAAAGAATCAGAAAAAATTGTAAATGTAGGCTCATGGGAGCTCAATCTCTCGACACAAAAAGTAACCTGGTCTGATCAAGTTTTTAGAATTCATGGTCTCCCTGTTGGCCAGCACCCTCCACTTGGAACAGCCCTAGATTATTTTATAGATGGGTCTAAGGAGATACTTTCAAAAGCCATTGAACAAAGTATTTCACAGAATAAAAAATACGATTTAGATTTGCGTTTTCAGAATGCACAAAATGAAAAACTTTGGATAAATACCGTTGGCTATCCGGTAACAAACAGTAAAAATGAAGTGATTGGCCTAAGAGGTGTAATACAGGATATCACAGAAAAAAAACTCAGTAGAGAAAAAATTGAAAAGGCATTGAAAAATGTTGAACTAAGTGAAATTCTCTTAAAAGAATCAGAAAAAATAGCAAATGTAGGGTCTTGGGAGATAAATCTCAAAACACAAAAATTAATCTGGTCTGATCAAATTTTTAAACTTCATGGATTGCCTATCGGACAGCTTCCTGATCTTGAAAATGCTATGGACTTTTTTATTGAAGGCTCTAAAGAAATACTAGCCAAAGCTATAGAAGAAAGTATTAGTAAAAAAAAGAAATACGATCTAGAATTGCGATTTCAAAATGCACAGAACCAAAAACTTTGGGTAAATACCATAGGGTTCCCTGTATTGAATGACAAAAATGAAGTTGTCGGTCTAAGAGGTGTTTTTCAAGACATCACTGAGAGAAAAACAAGTAGTGAAAAAATTAAAAAAGCGCTTAAAAAAGCTGAGCAAAGTGAATTTCTCCTAAACGAATCTGGTAGGATCGCTAAAGTTGGTGCTTGGGATTTTGATCTGGCAACCCAAAAATTATTATGA
- a CDS encoding membrane or secreted protein, with translation MKNYIVVLLCFLSFVPLNAQSILGAWETQTTTKEGQHIKGVVIFSKRYLVVTWYQAKTGEFLGTNGGKWVLNGNTVTETVEFDTDNSASVGQQLSFAIRFSDTEMEIEGMPMRWKRIDNGAPGALAGAWLMSGKKSGDVIQSRDTNQPRKTMKILSGTRFQWIAYNTETKKFMGTGGGTYTTIDGKYTENIEFFSKDNSRVGASLTFDYSLKDGDWNHSGFSSKGAPLFEIWSIRK, from the coding sequence ATGAAAAATTACATAGTAGTGCTACTTTGCTTCTTGAGTTTTGTTCCGTTAAATGCGCAAAGTATACTTGGTGCATGGGAAACTCAAACTACAACAAAAGAAGGTCAGCACATTAAAGGAGTTGTTATTTTTTCTAAAAGATATCTGGTGGTCACTTGGTACCAAGCAAAAACAGGTGAATTTTTGGGCACAAACGGAGGCAAGTGGGTATTGAATGGGAATACTGTAACCGAAACTGTTGAGTTTGATACAGACAATTCAGCAAGTGTTGGTCAACAGCTAAGCTTTGCTATAAGGTTTTCAGATACAGAAATGGAAATTGAAGGGATGCCTATGAGATGGAAAAGAATAGACAATGGAGCGCCCGGTGCTCTTGCTGGAGCCTGGTTAATGTCTGGTAAAAAATCAGGTGATGTTATTCAATCTAGAGATACCAATCAGCCTAGAAAAACAATGAAAATTTTGTCTGGAACTCGTTTTCAGTGGATCGCCTACAATACAGAAACTAAAAAATTCATGGGTACAGGAGGAGGAACTTATACAACTATTGACGGTAAATACACAGAAAATATAGAGTTCTTCTCTAAAGATAATTCTAGAGTTGGAGCTAGTTTGACTTTTGATTATAGTTTAAAAGATGGTGATTGGAACCACAGTGGTTTTTCTAGTAAAGGAGCTCCCTTATTTGAAATTTGGAGCATTAGAAAATAA
- a CDS encoding nucleoside triphosphate pyrophosphohydrolase family protein codes for MKKRIAAVHDFHTAFKLGIKNAPTANIGEDRNMLRFNLMKEENEEYLEAAQNNDLVEVADALGDMLYILCGTIIEHGMQDKIEDVFNEIQRSNMSKLGEDGKPIYREDGKVLKGPNYFKPNIKEILDK; via the coding sequence ATGAAAAAAAGAATCGCTGCAGTCCATGATTTTCATACTGCCTTTAAATTAGGAATCAAAAATGCACCCACTGCAAATATTGGAGAAGATCGTAATATGTTGCGTTTTAATTTAATGAAAGAAGAGAATGAAGAGTATTTAGAGGCTGCCCAAAATAACGATTTGGTTGAGGTTGCTGATGCCTTAGGCGATATGTTGTACATTTTATGTGGGACCATTATAGAACATGGAATGCAAGATAAAATAGAAGACGTTTTTAACGAGATTCAAAGAAGTAATATGAGTAAGCTAGGAGAAGATGGAAAGCCCATTTACAGAGAAGATGGTAAAGTATTAAAAGGGCCTAATTACTTTAAACCAAATATTAAAGAAATTTTAGATAAATAA
- a CDS encoding M24 family metallopeptidase, whose translation MRKIVPVFILFILLISCQETTEQTISYEVLNERDRARLRDDLIKDRFENLLPKLMDDSGIDMWVVISREYNEDPVLKTMLPSEWLNARRRTILVFYRNAQTNTSERLAVARYNVGDNIKSAWDKEKEPNQWAALNRIIEERNPAKIGINSSTYFALADGLVKTDFEEFKASLSVANQKKLVSAEKLAIGWVETRTEKEMKLYKKLVKITHEIIDEAFSAKVITPGKTTTEDVVWWMRQKVTDLGLETWFHPTVDVQRNKEPLQSHIVSFSKGENEQVIMPQDLLHCDFGISYLGLNTDCQQHAYVLGEAEKEVPDFLVAAFSKGNKLQDILTSEMQTGKTGNQILATSLQKAKAVGLQPSIYSHPLGNFGHSAGTTIGMWDSQDGVPVNGDYPLHNNTVYAIELNVTVAVKEWQKDIRIMLEEAGYFGAGKHQFVNGRQEAIKPIKISY comes from the coding sequence ATGCGTAAAATAGTACCTGTTTTCATTCTTTTTATTTTGCTAATTTCTTGTCAAGAAACTACCGAGCAAACAATTTCTTATGAAGTTTTGAATGAAAGAGATCGAGCAAGGCTTAGAGATGATCTCATTAAGGATCGTTTTGAAAACCTGCTCCCAAAATTAATGGATGATTCTGGGATAGATATGTGGGTTGTTATCTCTAGAGAGTACAATGAAGATCCTGTGTTAAAAACCATGTTGCCTTCGGAGTGGTTAAATGCAAGAAGAAGAACCATTTTGGTGTTTTATAGAAATGCGCAAACCAATACATCAGAACGCTTAGCTGTTGCTAGGTATAATGTAGGAGATAATATTAAATCAGCATGGGATAAAGAAAAAGAACCCAACCAATGGGCTGCTTTAAATAGAATCATTGAAGAGCGAAACCCAGCTAAGATAGGCATCAACAGTTCTACGTATTTTGCACTGGCAGACGGATTGGTTAAAACTGATTTTGAAGAATTTAAAGCTAGCTTGTCTGTGGCCAATCAAAAGAAGCTTGTTTCTGCAGAGAAACTAGCCATTGGATGGGTAGAAACGCGTACAGAAAAAGAGATGAAGCTTTATAAAAAGCTCGTTAAAATTACGCATGAAATTATTGATGAGGCTTTTTCAGCCAAAGTTATTACTCCCGGTAAGACAACCACAGAAGATGTTGTTTGGTGGATGCGTCAAAAAGTTACAGACTTAGGCCTTGAGACTTGGTTTCATCCAACAGTAGATGTTCAACGTAATAAAGAACCTTTGCAATCGCATATTGTCTCTTTTAGCAAGGGCGAAAATGAGCAAGTTATTATGCCGCAAGATTTGTTGCATTGCGATTTTGGAATTAGCTACTTAGGGCTTAATACCGATTGTCAACAGCATGCTTATGTGTTGGGGGAAGCAGAAAAAGAAGTGCCAGATTTTTTAGTTGCTGCTTTTTCTAAAGGTAACAAACTACAAGATATTTTAACTTCAGAAATGCAAACAGGTAAAACAGGAAACCAAATCTTAGCAACCTCGTTACAAAAAGCAAAAGCAGTTGGATTACAACCGTCAATTTACTCACATCCTTTAGGGAATTTCGGGCACAGTGCCGGTACCACTATTGGCATGTGGGATTCACAAGATGGAGTGCCTGTCAATGGTGATTATCCGTTGCATAATAACACGGTATATGCTATTGAGTTAAACGTAACAGTCGCTGTTAAAGAATGGCAAAAAGATATTCGGATTATGTTAGAGGAAGCAGGTTATTTCGGTGCAGGCAAACATCAGTTTGTCAACGGACGACAAGAGGCTATCAAACCCATTAAAATTAGTTATTAA